A DNA window from Aestuariispira ectoiniformans contains the following coding sequences:
- a CDS encoding MarC family protein has translation METALIALTTFFAVIGPADVAALFAALTPNSTAVERRAMALKGILLATGILLLFAFFGKAILTLFGISLPALRIAGGILLLLISIDMVFARSSGSTTTTSEENQEASRKDDISVFPLATPLIAGPGTIGATILLVSEAHGDWQQIGFVIGALLAILLLTFVLLLLASQVQKVLGVTGLHVVSRIVGVLLAALAIQFILDGINASGLIPTGLPR, from the coding sequence GTGGAAACGGCGCTGATCGCATTAACGACTTTTTTTGCCGTCATCGGACCGGCCGATGTTGCTGCGCTGTTTGCGGCCCTGACCCCCAACAGCACCGCAGTCGAACGCCGGGCCATGGCACTGAAGGGCATCCTGCTTGCCACCGGCATCCTGCTGCTCTTCGCGTTTTTCGGAAAAGCCATCCTCACGCTCTTCGGCATATCCCTGCCTGCCTTGCGTATCGCGGGGGGAATCCTGCTTCTTCTGATTTCGATCGACATGGTCTTTGCACGTTCATCAGGCAGCACAACGACCACAAGCGAGGAAAACCAGGAAGCCAGCCGCAAAGATGATATTTCGGTATTTCCGCTTGCAACCCCCCTGATCGCGGGCCCGGGCACCATCGGCGCCACGATCCTGCTGGTGTCGGAGGCGCATGGCGACTGGCAGCAAATCGGGTTTGTGATCGGGGCATTGCTCGCAATTCTGCTGCTGACCTTCGTGCTTCTGCTTTTGGCCTCACAGGTGCAAAAAGTCCTCGGCGTAACCGGTCTTCACGTAGTTTCCCGTATCGTGGGCGTTTTGCTGGCCGCCCTGGCCATTCAGTTCATATTGGATGGAATCAACGCAAGCGGACTGATCCCGACAGGATTACCACGCTAA
- a CDS encoding phytoene/squalene synthase family protein — protein MTETTELSRCATIAKEKDSDRFTIAMLAPADKREALFALIAFNHEIAKTGDTVSEPMLGQIRLQWWRESIDECFQDQPRRHEVVIPLHQAIRNHDLPEELFSSLIDKRECDLDNAGFANEEALLQYARATGGNLSELMTVVLAGDCEKSRRAAGHIGTAWALIGLMRALPFHLRRHWVSIPETLQAKHGIEGKDLAKGEGSSVVSAAVGDVCTLALQELHLARELRRDCRKEALPALRLASLCDSYLRQLRRADNDPFSPTLAEKPALRVMGLIAKHLTGQF, from the coding sequence ATGACGGAAACAACTGAACTGTCGCGCTGTGCAACTATTGCAAAGGAAAAGGATTCCGACCGTTTCACGATTGCGATGCTGGCTCCGGCGGATAAAAGAGAAGCGCTGTTTGCGCTGATTGCGTTTAACCATGAGATTGCCAAGACCGGCGATACTGTCAGTGAACCCATGTTGGGTCAGATCCGGCTTCAATGGTGGCGCGAGTCCATCGACGAATGTTTTCAGGATCAGCCGAGACGTCATGAAGTCGTCATTCCACTGCATCAGGCGATCCGAAACCATGATTTGCCGGAGGAGCTCTTTTCCTCACTGATCGATAAACGGGAATGCGATCTGGATAATGCGGGTTTCGCAAACGAAGAAGCGCTGCTCCAGTATGCGCGGGCAACCGGTGGAAACCTATCTGAACTGATGACTGTTGTTCTCGCCGGTGACTGTGAGAAATCCAGAAGGGCAGCAGGCCATATTGGGACGGCATGGGCTTTGATTGGACTTATGCGAGCATTGCCATTCCACCTGCGGCGACATTGGGTGTCGATTCCCGAAACCCTGCAGGCCAAACATGGGATTGAGGGCAAGGATTTGGCGAAAGGTGAGGGCAGTAGCGTTGTGTCCGCTGCTGTGGGGGACGTCTGTACCCTTGCTTTGCAGGAACTTCATCTGGCGCGGGAATTGCGCCGGGACTGCCGGAAAGAAGCCCTGCCTGCACTTCGATTGGCATCACTTTGTGACAGCTATCTACGACAGCTACGACGTGCGGATAATGATCCTTTTTCCCCTACGCTTGCAGAAAAGCCTGCGTTGCGGGTCATGGGCCTGATCGCCAAGCATCTGACCGGGCAATTTTAG
- the trmFO gene encoding methylenetetrahydrofolate--tRNA-(uracil(54)-C(5))-methyltransferase (FADH(2)-oxidizing) TrmFO, producing the protein MGNDIRPVHVIGGGLAGSEASWQLAQAGVPVVLHEMRPVVRTDAHQTEDLGELVCSNSLRSDDHEYNAVGLCHQEMRQCNSLVIASADTAKVPAGAALAVDRHDFSGHITKALTDHPLVTIEREEITGLPPEEWDSVIVATGPLSSPALTKAILDVSGEEQLAFFDAIAPIVHRDSIDMSQAWFQSRYDKGEGSDYINCAMDKEQYEAFIQALLDGEKTEFKEWEKDTPYFEGCLPIEVMAERGIETLRYGPMKPVGLTNPHAPEKRPYAVVQLRQDNKLGTLWNLVGFQTKLKYGAQAEVFRTIPGLENAEFARLGGIHRNTFLNSPRLLDNELRLKADPRLRFAGQITGVEGYVESASIGLLAGRMAAAERLGQDFTPPPATTALGALLNHITGGAEADTFQPMNVNFGLFPPPQPPAGKRKIKGRDRKLAMTERAKQDLADWMSQS; encoded by the coding sequence ATGGGTAACGACATTCGACCTGTTCACGTCATCGGCGGCGGCCTCGCCGGCTCGGAAGCCAGTTGGCAATTGGCTCAGGCCGGTGTGCCTGTAGTGCTGCATGAAATGCGCCCGGTCGTGCGCACCGATGCCCATCAGACTGAAGACCTGGGTGAACTGGTTTGTTCCAACTCCCTTCGTTCCGATGACCACGAATATAACGCGGTCGGTCTTTGCCATCAGGAAATGAGGCAATGCAATTCACTTGTCATTGCGTCCGCCGATACCGCCAAGGTTCCGGCTGGCGCCGCGCTTGCGGTCGACCGTCATGACTTTTCTGGGCACATTACGAAAGCATTGACCGATCACCCGCTGGTCACAATCGAACGTGAAGAAATCACAGGTCTGCCGCCAGAGGAATGGGACTCTGTCATCGTGGCGACCGGCCCCCTCTCCTCACCGGCGCTGACCAAGGCTATCCTTGATGTTTCCGGTGAGGAACAATTGGCCTTTTTTGACGCCATTGCCCCAATTGTACACAGAGACAGCATTGATATGTCGCAGGCCTGGTTCCAGTCGCGTTACGACAAGGGCGAAGGCAGCGACTATATCAACTGCGCCATGGATAAGGAGCAATATGAAGCCTTTATCCAGGCTCTGCTGGATGGAGAGAAGACAGAATTCAAGGAATGGGAAAAGGATACGCCATATTTTGAAGGTTGCCTGCCCATCGAAGTCATGGCCGAACGCGGCATTGAAACCTTGCGATACGGCCCGATGAAACCGGTCGGCCTGACCAACCCGCACGCCCCGGAAAAGCGTCCTTACGCGGTGGTGCAGCTTCGCCAGGACAACAAGCTTGGCACATTGTGGAATCTCGTCGGGTTCCAGACGAAACTGAAATACGGTGCGCAGGCCGAAGTCTTCCGAACGATTCCAGGGTTGGAAAATGCCGAATTTGCCCGACTGGGCGGCATTCACCGCAATACATTCCTGAACAGCCCACGCCTTTTGGATAATGAACTGCGGTTGAAGGCCGATCCCCGTCTGCGTTTCGCCGGACAGATCACAGGTGTGGAAGGCTATGTTGAATCGGCCTCCATTGGTTTGCTTGCAGGCCGTATGGCCGCGGCCGAACGACTTGGCCAGGACTTCACTCCGCCACCGGCGACAACAGCCCTGGGGGCCTTGCTCAATCATATTACTGGTGGTGCGGAGGCTGACACCTTCCAGCCGATGAACGTGAATTTCGGCCTCTTTCCGCCGCCGCAGCCGCCGGCAGGAAAACGCAAAATCAAAGGGCGTGACCGTAAGCTCGCCATGACGGAGCGGGCAAAACAGGACCTTGCAGACTGGATGTCTCAGTCATAA